Proteins found in one Artemia franciscana chromosome 13, ASM3288406v1, whole genome shotgun sequence genomic segment:
- the LOC136034437 gene encoding uncharacterized protein LOC136034437 isoform X2, with protein MDLPEIPNMVEVITLSEASVVKVENLSPTECEQVFDIPGQLLSPKLESAPLNTFPSFSGPCKLDADTHELGATCSDNEVEGTLTRETGTSNSELVLDHQLPLGISQSFSASPSDSQERDSRNEGKF; from the exons ATGGACTTGCCCGAAATTCCAAATATGGTTGAAGTCATCACCCTTTCTGAGGCTTCTGTTGTCAAAGTTG aaaatttatcaCCAACTGAATGTGAGCAGGTGTTTGACATTCCAGGCCAGTTGCTGTCCCCTAAACTTGAAAGTGCTCCTCTGAATACTTTTCCCAGCTTTTCAGGCCCGTGTAAGCTTGATGCTGACACCCACGAATTGGGAGCTACATGTTCTGATAATGAAG TTGAAGGTACCTTAACAAGAGAAACCGGAACATCTAATTCAGAATTAGTGCTGGACCACCAACTACCTCTTGGTATTTCGCAAAGTTTTTCTGCATCCCCCTCTGACTCTCAGGAAAGGGATAGCCGTAACGAAGGTAAATTTTGA
- the LOC136034437 gene encoding uncharacterized protein LOC136034437 isoform X1, translated as MDLPEIPNMVEVITLSEASVVKVENLSPTECEQVFDIPGQLLSPKLESAPLNTFPSFSGPCKLDADTHELGATCSDNEAVEGTLTRETGTSNSELVLDHQLPLGISQSFSASPSDSQERDSRNEGKF; from the exons ATGGACTTGCCCGAAATTCCAAATATGGTTGAAGTCATCACCCTTTCTGAGGCTTCTGTTGTCAAAGTTG aaaatttatcaCCAACTGAATGTGAGCAGGTGTTTGACATTCCAGGCCAGTTGCTGTCCCCTAAACTTGAAAGTGCTCCTCTGAATACTTTTCCCAGCTTTTCAGGCCCGTGTAAGCTTGATGCTGACACCCACGAATTGGGAGCTACATGTTCTGATAATGAAG CAGTTGAAGGTACCTTAACAAGAGAAACCGGAACATCTAATTCAGAATTAGTGCTGGACCACCAACTACCTCTTGGTATTTCGCAAAGTTTTTCTGCATCCCCCTCTGACTCTCAGGAAAGGGATAGCCGTAACGAAGGTAAATTTTGA